A genomic segment from Roseibium algicola encodes:
- the hflC gene encoding protease modulator HflC has translation MRSGILAIVLLIAAVVAYLSVFIVNPTQQALVLQFGKIVEQPKKEPGLYFKIPFVQNVVYFDKRILNLNMPPLEPITSDKKRLIVDAFARYQISNPVLFYQRVQNIQTANRRLSTFLQSSLRSEVGRTSFVALVRDDRTGVMENIRRDIDANAEQLGIEVIDVKIRRADLPDANSQAIYARMQTERQQEATEIRAQGEEAARRIRSRADRDATVLVAEARRDSEIMRGTGDAERNRIFAEAFGADPEFFAFYRSMQAYEAGLRSGDTSLVLSPDSSFFRFFKDPTGILPAPGADGNGSQGVSDRNPSLAAQ, from the coding sequence ATGCGTAGTGGTATTCTTGCAATCGTCCTGCTGATCGCAGCGGTCGTCGCCTATCTCTCGGTCTTCATCGTCAATCCGACCCAGCAGGCGCTTGTCCTGCAGTTCGGTAAGATCGTCGAACAGCCGAAGAAGGAACCGGGTCTCTACTTCAAGATCCCGTTCGTTCAGAACGTCGTCTACTTCGACAAGCGCATCCTGAACCTGAACATGCCGCCGCTTGAGCCGATCACCTCGGACAAGAAGCGTCTGATCGTGGATGCCTTCGCGCGGTACCAGATCTCCAATCCGGTGTTGTTCTATCAGCGTGTCCAGAACATCCAGACCGCCAACCGGCGTCTGTCGACGTTCCTGCAGTCCTCGCTTCGTTCGGAAGTCGGCCGCACCAGCTTCGTGGCACTTGTTCGCGACGACCGTACCGGCGTGATGGAAAACATTCGCCGCGATATCGATGCCAATGCCGAACAGCTCGGCATCGAGGTGATCGACGTGAAGATCCGCCGTGCGGATCTGCCGGACGCCAACTCGCAGGCAATCTACGCCCGTATGCAGACCGAGCGTCAGCAGGAGGCCACGGAAATCCGTGCACAGGGTGAAGAAGCTGCCCGCAGGATCCGGTCCCGTGCGGATCGCGACGCGACCGTTCTTGTTGCTGAAGCACGCCGTGACTCGGAAATCATGCGTGGTACCGGTGACGCTGAAAGAAACAGGATCTTTGCCGAGGCATTCGGTGCCGATCCGGAGTTCTTCGCCTTCTACCGGTCCATGCAGGCCTATGAGGCAGGATTGCGGTCCGGCGATACCAGCCTGGTGCTGTCGCCTGATTCAAGCTTCTTCCGCTTCTTCAAGGACCCGACCGGTATCTTGCCGGCTCCGGGTGCCGATGGAAACGGTAGCCAGGGCGTATCCGACCGGAATCCGTCGCTCGCTGCACAATGA
- a CDS encoding DUF2065 domain-containing protein, whose translation MSELVTALGLVLVLEGVLYALVPGGMKSIMRSALETPDQTLRATGLIVAVIGVFLVWIIRG comes from the coding sequence ATGAGCGAACTGGTAACGGCGCTCGGCCTGGTCCTGGTGCTTGAAGGTGTTCTCTACGCGCTTGTGCCCGGTGGCATGAAGTCCATCATGCGCAGCGCGCTGGAGACACCGGACCAGACCTTGCGGGCAACTGGCCTGATCGTGGCGGTTATCGGCGTATTTCTTGTGTGGATCATTCGCGGATAA
- a CDS encoding DegQ family serine endoprotease, with the protein MAPLSIRRRMTRIAAVAAGIVIGGMAAFQPIQAAYAQGPVSVADLAEGLADAVVNISTAQTVQGRRSVPMPQVPEGSPFQEFFEEFFNRQNRDDDQPRRVQSLGSGFVIDGEAGIIITNNHVIEGADEITANFNDGTKLKATLLGTDEKTDLAVLQVEPTTPLKAVSFGDSDAIRVGDWVMAIGNPFGLGGTVTVGIVSARNRDINSGPYDNFIQTDASINRGNSGGPLFDMEGNVIGINTAIISPSGGSIGIGFAIPANTAMNVIDQLRKFGETRRGWLGVRIQEVTDEIADSLAMDKAMGALVAGVTDDGPAAKAKIEPGDVIIKFDGKDVDTMRELPRMVAETEIGKEVEVTVLRKGEEVAISVILEQLVETEVTEASATEEEEPAEKPVEKSEVLGMSLAVLDDALRKQFSIDEDVSGVVVTEVKPGTSAEEKRVMAGDVIKEVAQETVETPEDVMAEIDKLKKDNRRSALLLLANPTGDVRFVPVRIEDE; encoded by the coding sequence ATGGCTCCACTAAGTATTCGCCGTCGGATGACCAGGATCGCCGCAGTCGCGGCGGGCATCGTAATCGGTGGAATGGCAGCTTTTCAGCCTATCCAGGCAGCATACGCACAAGGACCTGTGTCCGTCGCGGATCTGGCGGAAGGCCTCGCGGATGCAGTGGTGAATATTTCCACCGCTCAAACCGTGCAGGGCCGCCGTTCGGTGCCGATGCCGCAGGTTCCGGAAGGTTCGCCCTTCCAGGAGTTTTTTGAAGAATTCTTCAACCGGCAGAACCGGGACGACGACCAGCCGCGGCGGGTTCAGTCGCTGGGTTCGGGCTTCGTCATTGACGGGGAAGCCGGCATCATTATCACCAACAATCACGTTATCGAAGGCGCGGACGAAATCACCGCCAACTTCAACGACGGCACCAAGCTGAAGGCGACGCTCCTCGGCACCGACGAGAAAACCGACCTCGCAGTGCTGCAGGTGGAGCCGACCACGCCGCTGAAGGCCGTCAGTTTCGGCGATAGCGACGCCATTCGCGTCGGCGACTGGGTGATGGCGATCGGCAACCCGTTTGGTCTGGGCGGCACCGTGACCGTCGGTATCGTGTCCGCACGAAACCGCGACATCAACTCCGGTCCGTACGACAACTTCATCCAGACGGATGCCTCCATCAACCGGGGTAACTCGGGCGGACCGCTGTTCGACATGGAAGGCAACGTGATCGGCATCAACACGGCCATCATCTCGCCGTCCGGCGGCTCCATCGGCATCGGCTTTGCGATCCCGGCCAACACCGCCATGAACGTGATCGATCAGCTGCGCAAGTTCGGCGAAACCCGCCGCGGCTGGCTGGGTGTTCGCATTCAGGAAGTCACGGACGAGATTGCCGACAGCCTGGCAATGGACAAGGCCATGGGCGCGCTGGTTGCCGGTGTGACCGACGATGGTCCGGCGGCCAAGGCGAAAATCGAACCGGGTGACGTGATCATCAAGTTCGACGGCAAGGATGTCGACACGATGCGCGAACTTCCGCGCATGGTGGCGGAAACTGAAATCGGCAAGGAAGTCGAAGTCACGGTTCTGCGCAAGGGCGAGGAAGTCGCCATCAGTGTGATCCTCGAGCAGCTTGTTGAAACCGAGGTGACCGAAGCCAGCGCAACCGAGGAAGAAGAGCCTGCGGAAAAGCCGGTCGAAAAGAGCGAAGTGCTCGGCATGTCGCTTGCCGTTCTGGACGACGCCTTGCGCAAGCAGTTTTCCATCGATGAAGACGTCAGCGGTGTTGTGGTCACGGAAGTGAAGCCAGGCACCTCTGCGGAGGAAAAGCGCGTGATGGCTGGCGATGTCATCAAGGAAGTCGCTCAGGAAACGGTCGAGACGCCGGAAGACGTCATGGCCGAGATCGACAAGCTGAAAAAGGACAACCGCCGCTCGGCCCTGCTTCTGCTGGCCAATCCGACGGGTGATGTCCGCTTCGTTCCGGTGCGGATCGAAGACGAGTAA
- the serB gene encoding phosphoserine phosphatase SerB codes for MSFVATLVSTPAAPAVDEDLVRQASDALGVTGTSTRLSAGVAADIRFEGLDASAADGILREVIGRAPVDVFVQKETGRRKHLLIADMDSTMIRQECIDELAAELGLKDRISEITERAMRGEIDFEPALRERVGLLAGLPVSAIETVLSKRIQLMPGGRTLVQTMKANGAYCALVSGGFTHFTSAVATLIGFDENQANTLLEVDGKLSGKVGEPILGREAKRTRLEYLVAEHGLDFADTLAVGDGANDLAMIERAGAGVAYRAKPAVAAAADFRIDHGDLTALLYLQGYAESDFVLS; via the coding sequence ATGTCTTTTGTTGCCACTTTGGTGTCCACTCCTGCTGCGCCGGCAGTCGACGAGGATCTGGTTCGGCAGGCATCCGACGCACTCGGCGTTACCGGAACCTCGACACGTCTTTCTGCAGGTGTCGCAGCGGATATCCGCTTTGAGGGTCTGGATGCAAGTGCCGCGGACGGTATCTTGCGCGAAGTGATTGGTCGTGCCCCCGTCGACGTCTTTGTGCAGAAGGAAACCGGCCGCCGCAAGCACCTGCTGATCGCCGACATGGATTCCACCATGATCCGCCAGGAATGCATCGACGAACTGGCGGCTGAACTTGGCCTCAAGGATCGCATATCGGAAATTACCGAGCGGGCGATGCGCGGCGAGATCGATTTTGAACCGGCCCTGCGCGAACGTGTTGGCCTTCTCGCCGGATTGCCGGTGTCTGCCATTGAAACGGTGCTCAGCAAGCGGATCCAGCTGATGCCGGGCGGCCGTACGCTGGTACAGACGATGAAGGCAAACGGCGCTTACTGCGCCCTTGTTTCCGGTGGCTTCACCCATTTCACATCTGCTGTCGCGACGCTGATCGGTTTTGACGAGAACCAGGCCAACACGCTGCTGGAAGTGGACGGAAAACTGTCAGGCAAGGTCGGAGAACCGATTCTCGGACGCGAAGCCAAGCGCACCCGCCTGGAATATCTCGTCGCGGAGCACGGCCTTGATTTCGCAGATACGCTTGCGGTCGGAGATGGCGCAAACGACCTTGCCATGATCGAACGCGCAGGAGCCGGTGTCGCTTACAGGGCCAAACCGGCAGTCGCCGCCGCCGCCGACTTCCGCATCGACCACGGCGACCTCACAGCCCTGCTCTACCTGCAAGGCTACGCGGAAAGCGATTTCGTTCTGAGTTAA